The nucleotide window AGCATAGTGCTCATTGAAACTTTTATGGTTGGAAACTTACAAGTAATTGTCTTTTCATGTATTGTGATCCCTTTCTGCAGGGGAAACTCACTGATGGAACTGTATTCGATTCAAGTTTTGAAAGGGGTGACCCAATTGAATTTGAGCTTGGTAGTGGTCAAGTAATCAAAGGTTTGTTCCCTCTAGCAACCACTCACAACCTTAAGCTAAGTTTCGGACAATGGTTCATTCACTTTATGACTGGATTGTTGATTGTTACATGCATGGAGTTGATTGATGCTTGAAAAAAATTCTCTTTACAGGATGGGACCAAGGACTACTAGGAATGTGTGTCGGTGAGAAGCGGAAGTTGAAAATACCCGCAAAGCTTGGTTATGGTGACCATGGTTCACCACCCAAAATCCCAGGTAATTCTTTTGTTGCTGTTGTCCTTAGATGGATGATAGTAACTACTTCAATGGCTTAAGTTGGTAACGATAACCAACTGTTCACTGCTCATCTAATTGGAGGACCAATGTTATTAAGCAAAGCAGCAATACATAATTGCATAAAAAGCCATATGCTTTTTATGGTCCAATGCAAAGGAAAATATGACAAAATTGTGGGTGTGCCAAACAGGTGGAGCAACACTAGTATTTGACACGGAGCTTGTTGCAGTCAATGGGAAGCCATCCAGCGGTGGGGATAATACAAGTGAAGATGAGCTATAATAACTGATGATAGGCACTTGTCTGAGCAGCTTTATCCTTTTACTACGTTTGTTTTCCTTTAAAAATGCTAGCAATGGTAAACCTCACCAGCCTTTCTGGCTGGgatttagaaaataaattctgGTGCCATTTTTTCCAAAAGCAAAAAACTATTTATTGGTTCTTAGTTGGAGAAGCtaatatttaatttagaatttttttaaaaacagaTAGTATGGTTAAAGGGGAGCATTCGATTGAGTCGAGTCAAAAAAAATTTCGAATCagagtcgagtcgagttaacTTAATGATTTTGccttttaatttaatgtttaaagatttatttaaacaacgtaGTTTTGcttttaacttaataattttgacttttaactttaaaaaaggtaaatatttatcaaaatgatgtatttttgtttttcttatttagattttcggataactcgaattgtaTAATTCATATTTAGAGTTAAATCGAAAATTTCGATTTTTTATTCAAGTTGATCTGAATAACTAAAATAacttaaactaattaatttaaaatttaaattttttatcgaatttttcaaatcaaattggATTTTGCTTGTTGTTAGAGAACAAGGTGGGTGATCTTGAAATTAAAATCATAGATGTCCCATGCGGTAGGATTAGTTGGTCATATAAAAGTTTTAGGCTACGTATTTATCATGAATTTATAGGATCAACCCAATGGtctgaaatattttaattaaaaattgctAATAAATATTCATTAACATGGATAAAAATTAAGAGTAGGAATTCTAAAACCTACATATAAATCtacattattaattttaaaatcaatttcaAAGTTTGATTCACCATTCAATTTTAAGATCTATGCATTCAAGGTTTTCAAAGGCTcggtttaataaattttaaattttcatcaaactaaattgaaattaaaaaaaaaatatagacTATATAAATAGTTACTCAATTATGTTCGTGTTTTTTATTCactcaattttaaattttttcaatttaggcaCTGACATTAGAATTCGTTCATGTTTTGGTCAACCACAATTAAATTGATAACATAAAGTATTTTTTTAACtggtataataacacatttagtcatCAATACTTGcatattctatcaattttatcctaattctaaataatttaataaatttaacccttcacatttataaattctatcaattttatcCTTCAACTTTCTAACCAAAGCTTTCAGCTTTAACAATAGAGGCATTTCACatttattaattgttttatttatagtTGAAATTATCCAATTCGGTATATAatccttttatttatatttgtaagAAGTTAGTGTTAAAATTAACTACTCACcattaaaaacaataaaatttacaaattttaaaaatataatatataataaatttataaataatttaacattTGTAAAAAAATACTTTTTCACTTTGACTAgcataattttaattttgaattaaattggtAAATAATTTGACACTAAATCAATTATTAGTGATACACATTACTTATTATggatttaaaattaaaacaaatgctTACAAATAAATAGAACACGTAATAATCTCTtaatcaatttataaaattaaaaaatcattatCAATGTAACAAGGAAATCCAATTAATTCTTTCACATTATTTTtcttatgaaaaattaaatgttaataatttttcttatgtAATTATTTCTCAAGACTTACAAAAGTAAAAACCTActtgaaaatataaattaatagatAACAACAAGTAGAGTCGTACCCACAGATatggtaaaaattaaaaactaaaaactaagtaaaagggatttaaaattaaaaactaaaaactaaGTAAAAAGAGAtggtgaaataaaataaaataaatcaatggGGAAAAACTGTAACCAAAGGTGAAATTTCCGTTTAATTCATATATTCGATCGTCGACACAAAGATAACTTCAATGTCTTTAATAAATTAGTTCTAATTGTTGACTCTACTTCAAGTAACCAATCTATCCATACTTTTTCAGTAACCTAGAGGCAGGTCATTTGAAATTACTTCTCTAACCAATAAACAACCTCAAAACTCAACACCCAATATTTAACTTACCAGCAACATTAAGAACTAGAGAGACCTAATTATAACCAACAAACTCACCTCAACGAGGTTCATTTAAATTAGATCATACATCCACACTACATAACCATAAATTACGGCGAGTTATTCAGTTTGTCATTAGTATTAGAATGAATTAAAGAGTTAATTGACTCGGCAACCATTTTAAGCT belongs to Gossypium arboreum isolate Shixiya-1 chromosome 7, ASM2569848v2, whole genome shotgun sequence and includes:
- the LOC108481072 gene encoding peptidyl-prolyl cis-trans isomerase FKBP15-1-like — its product is MRFSRALKVAPILLLLLILFTFANAKKSADVTQLQIGVKHKPKSCEFQAHKGDRIKVHYRGKLTDGTVFDSSFERGDPIEFELGSGQVIKGWDQGLLGMCVGEKRKLKIPAKLGYGDHGSPPKIPGGATLVFDTELVAVNGKPSSGGDNTSEDEL